A genomic segment from Bubalus bubalis isolate 160015118507 breed Murrah chromosome 5, NDDB_SH_1, whole genome shotgun sequence encodes:
- the PRG4 gene encoding proteoglycan 4 isoform X1 has product MEWKILPIYLLLLSVFLIQQASSQDLSSCAGRCGEGYSRDVTCNCDYNCQHYMECCPDFKKECTVELSCKGRCFETFARGRECDCDSDCKKYGKCCSDYGTFCEAVHNPTTPPPPKTAPPPTGASQTTKSTTKRSPKSPNKKKTKKVIESEEITEEHSVSENQESSSSSSSSSSTIRKIKSSKNSAANRELKKKPKVKDKKKRTPKNKPTPEPPVIDEDGSGPDNDFKLTPTPNIPTTQRNKVTTTPKATTVKPTLPKPSLPPNSDTTKEIPSTVNRETTVETKETSTTNKQTSTSAKEKTTSAKETRTAENTSTKGLAPTPEVPATSTPKAETITRSPTPTTPKKPTTTTKEPAPTTPKEPAPTTPKEPAPTTPKEPAPTTTPKEPAPTTPKEPAPTTPKEPAPTTPKEPAPTTPKEPALTTTTKEPAPTTPKEPAPTTPKEPAPTTTTKEPAPTTPKEPAPTTPKEPAPTTPKEPAPTTKEPAPTTHKEPAPTTKEPAPTTKEPAPTTPKEPAPTTPKEPAPTTPKEPAPTTTKEPAPTTPKEPAPTTPKEPAPTTPKEPASTTPKEPAPTTKEPAPTTKEPAPTTPKEPAPTTPKEPAPTTPKEPAPTTKEPAPTTHKEPAPTTKEPAPTTKESEPTTPKEPAPTTPKEPAPTTREPAPTTPKEPAPTTPKEPAPTTREPPAPTTPKEPAPTTPKEPAPTTPKEPAPTTKEPAPTTPKEPAPTTPKEPAPTTPKEPAPTTPKEPAPTTPKEPAPTTTTKEPAPTTTTKEPEPTTPKESEPTTPKEPAPTTTPKEPPAPTTPKEPAPTSPKEPAPTSPKEPAPTTTTKEPAPTTTTKEPAPTTTTKEPAPTTPKEPAPTSPKEPAPTSPKEPAPTTTTKEPAPTTTPKEPVPTTPKESAPITPKKPAPADPKEPAPAEPKEPTPKSPETLAPSSPDIPAPTTSEASTSTTTVEPPTTLKSPAESTPQPPIEPTPKALENSPKEPAVPTIKAPKVNKPEMTTTVKDKSTEKDIHSTPAITTAVAKIITEAATKTEKTTESKIPSTTTDVTSTTTKDTTSSKITPKATLAPKVMTSTKKTTEKTKNKPEKTTAVPKGRATNSQVTTPKLQKPTKAPKKPTSTKKPRTPRVRKPKTTPTPPKTTTSVMPEPTPTSLPEAMLQTTTRPTPTPNSEIIKVNPENEDGDAAEGEKPHMIFRPPVLTPIVIPGTEIIVRGPSQGFGINPMFSDEANLCNGRPVDGLTTLRNGTLVAFRGHYFWMLTPFSPPPPPRRITEVWGIPSPIDTVFTRCNCEGKTFFFKGSQYWRFTNDIKDAGYPKLISKGFGGLNGKIVAALSIAQYKNRPESVYFFKRGGSVQQYTYKQEPTQKCTGRRPAINYSVYGETAQVRRRRFERAIGPSQVHTIRIHYTPVRVPYQDKGFLHNEVKVSTLWRGLPNVVTSAISLPNIRKPDGYDYYALSKDQYYNIDVPSRTARAITTRSGQTLSNTWYNCP; this is encoded by the exons ATGGAGTGGAAAATACTTCCCATTTACTTGCTGctgctttctgttttcttgattCAGCAAGCTTCTTCTCAAG ATTTATCAAGCTGTGCAGGGAGATGTGGGGAAGGGTATTCTAGAGATGTCACCTGCAACTGTGATTATAACTGTCAACACTACATGGAGTGCTGCCCTGACTTCAAGAAAGAATGCACTGTGG AGCTTTCCTGTAAAGGCCGCTGCTTCGAAACCTTTGCAAGAGGGAGGGAGTGTGACTGCGACTCAGACTGTAAGAAGTATGGCAAGTGCTGTTCCGATTATGGCACTTTTTGTGAAGCAG TGCATAACCCCACAACACCACCTCCTCCCAAGACTGCACCTCCACCTACAGGAGCATCTCAGACCACCAAATCAACAACCAAACGTTCACCCAAATCACCAAACAAGAAGAAGACTAAGAAAGTTATAGAATCAGAGGAAATAACAGAAG aacattctgtttctgaaaatcaagagtcttcctcctcctcttcctcttcctcttcaacTATTCGGAAAATCAAGTCTTCCAAAAATTCAGCTGCTAATAGAGAATTAAAGAAGAAACCCAAAG taaaagataagaagaaaagaaCTCCTAAAAATAAACCTACCCCAGAACCACCAGTTATAGATGAAGATGGAAGTGGACCGGATAATGATTTCAAGCTCACCCCAACTCCTAACATTCCCACCACACAACGTAATAAAGTTACCACAACTCCCAAGGCTACAACAGTAAAACCAACACTTCCTAAGCCCAGTCTGCCACCTAATTCTGATACAACTAAAGAGATACCTTCGACAGTCAACAGAGAGACAACAGTTGAAACTAAAGAGACTTCTACAACAAATAAACAGACTTCCACTAGCGCAAAAGAGAAGACAACTTCAGCTAAAGAGACACGAACTGCAGAGAATACATCTACTAAAGGTCTTGCACCAACACCTGAAGTTCCTGCTACATCTACACCCAAAGCTGAAACTATAACCAGATCCCCTACACCCACCACCCCCAAGAAGCCTACTACCACCACCAAGGAGCCTgctcccaccacccccaaggagcctgcacccaccacccccaaggagcctgcacccaccacccccaaggagcctgctcccaccaccacccccaaggagcctgctcccaccacccccaaggagcctgctcccaccacccccaaggagcctgctcccaccacccccaaggagcctgcacccaccacccccaaggagcctgctctcaccaccaccaccaaggagcCTGCTCCCACCACTCCCAaggagcctgcacccaccacccccaaggagcctgcacccaccaccaccaccaaggagcctgctcccaccacccccaaggagcctgcacccaccacccccaaggagcctgcacccaccacccccaaggagcctgcacccaccaccaaggagcctgcacccaccactCACAAGGAGCCTGCTCCCACCACCAaggagcctgcacccaccaccaaggagcctgcacccaccacccccaaggagcctgcacccaccacccccaaggagcctgcacccaccacccccaaggagcctgcacccaccaccaccaaggagcctgcacccaccacccccaaggagcctgcacccaccacccccaaggagcctgcacccaccacccccaaggaGCCTGCATCCACCACCCCCAAGGAGCCTGCTCCCACCACCAaggagcctgcacccaccaccaaggagcctgcacccaccacccccaaggagcctgcacccaccacccccaaggagcctgcacccaccacccccaaggagcctgcacccaccaccaaggagcctgcacccaccactCACAAGGAGCCTGCTCCCACCACCAaggagcctgcacccaccaccaaggagtctgaacccaccacccccaaggagcctgcacccaccacccccaaggagcctgcacccaccaccagggagcctgcacccaccacccccaaagagcctgcacccaccacccccaaggagcctgcacccaccaccagggagcct cctgcacccaccacccccaaggagcctgctcccaccacccccaaggagcctgcacccaccacccccaaggaGCCTGCTCCCACCACCAaggagcctgcacccaccacccccaaggagcctgcacccaccacccccaaggagcctgctcccaccacccccaaggagcctgcacccaccacccccaaggagcctgctcccaccacccccaaggagcctgcacccaccaccaccaccaaggagcCTGCACCCACTACCACCACCAAGGAGCCTGAACCCACCACCCCCAAGGAGTCTGAACCCACCACCCCCAAGGAGCCTGCTCCCACCACCACTCCCAAGGAGCct cctgcacccaccacccccaAAGAGCCTGCTCCCACCAGCCCCAAGGAGCCTGCTCCCACCAGCCCCAAGGAGCCTGCACCCACTACCACCACCAaggagcctgcacccaccaccaccaccaaggagcctgcacccaccaccaccaccaaggagcctgcacccaccacccccaAAGAGCCTGCTCCCACCAGCCCCAAGGAGCCTGCTCCCACCAGCCCCAAGGAGCCTGCACCCACTACCACCACCAAGGAGCCTGCTCCTACTACCACCCCCAAGGAGCCTGTGCCCACCACCCCCAAGGAGTCTGCGCCCATCACCCCCAAGAAGCCTGCTCCCGCTGATCCCAAGGAGCCAGCTCCTGCTGAACCCAAGGAGCCCACTCCAAAATCTCCTGAGACACTTGCTCCAAGTTCTCCTGATATACCTGCTCCAACCACCTCAGAGGCCTCTACTTCAACTACCACCGTGGAGCCTCCCACTACTCTGAAGAGCCCTGCTGAATCAACTCCTCAACCTCCTATAGAACCCACACCAAAGGCTCTTGAAAACAGTCCCAAGGAACCTGCAGTACCCACAATCAAGGCTCCTAAAGTGAACAAACCTGAAATGACTACAACAGTTAAAGACAAGTCCACAGAAAAAGACATACATTCTACACCTGCAATTACAACAGCTGTAGCTAAGATTATAACAGAGGCAGCAACTAAAACAGAAAAGACTACTGAATCGAAAATACCAAGTACAACCACAGATGTAACATCTACCACAACCAAAGATACCACGTCATCCAAAATTACTCCTAAAGCAACTCTTGCACCTAAAGTAATGACTTCAACAAAGAAGACGACCGAAAAGACTAAGAACAAacctgaaaaaaccacagctgtACCAAAAGGCAGAGCTACTAATTCTCAAGTGACAACTCCTAAACTGCAGAAACCAACCAAAGCACCCAAAAAGCCCACTTCGACCAAAAAGCCAAGAACACCTAGAGTGAGAAAACCAAAGACTACGCCAACTCCCCCAAAGACAACGACATCAGTAATGCCTGAACCGACTCCCACCTCTTTACCAGAAGCCATGCTCCAAACCACCACCAGGCCTACCCCAACCCCCAACTCAGAAATAATTAAGGTAAACCCAGAGAATGAGGATGGAGATGCTGCTGAAGGAGAAAAACCTCACATGATTTTCAGGCCCCCTGTGCTAACTCCTATAGTGATTCCAGGCACTGAAATCATAGTGAGAGGACCCAGTCAAGGCTTCGGCATCAACCCCATGTTTTCAG ATGAAGCTAATCTATGCAACGGTAGGCCAGTAGATGGACTGACTACTTTGCGTAATGGGACATTAGTTGCATTTCGAG GTCATTATTTCTGGATGCTGACTCCATTCAGTCCACCACCTCCACCTCGGAGAATTACTGAAGTTTGGGGCATTCCCTCCCCCATTGATACTGTTTTTACTAGATGCAACTGTGAAGGAAAAACTTTCTTCTTTAAG GGTTCTCAGTACTGGCGTTTCACCAATGATATAAAAGATGCAGGATATCCCAAACTAATTTCCAAAGGATTTGGAGGACTAAATGGAAAAATAGTGGCAGCTCTCTCAATAGCTCAATACAAGAACAGACCTGAATCTGTGTATTTTTTCAAGAGAG GTGGCAGCGTTCAGCAATACACTTACAAACAGGAACCCACCCAAAAGTGTACTGGAAGAAGGCCTGCTATAAACTATTCTGTGTATGGAGAAACAGCACAGGTTAGGCGACGTCGATTTGAACGTGCTATAGGACCTTCTCAAGTACACACCATCAGGATTCACTACACACCCGTCAGAGTCCCTTATCAAGACAAAG GTTTCCTCCATAATGAAGTTAAAGTGAGTACACTGTGGAGAGGACTTCCAAATGTGGTTACTTCAGCAATATCACTGCCCAACATCAGAAAACCCGATGGCTATGATTACTATGCCCTTTCTAAAG ATCAATACTATAACATCGACGTGCCAAGTAGGACAGCAAGAGCCATTACTACTCGTTCTGGGCAGACCTTATCCAATACCTGGTACAACTGTCCTTAG
- the PRG4 gene encoding proteoglycan 4 isoform X2 yields MEWKILPIYLLLLSVFLIQQASSQELSCKGRCFETFARGRECDCDSDCKKYGKCCSDYGTFCEAVKDKKKRTPKNKPTPEPPVIDEDGSGPDNDFKLTPTPNIPTTQRNKVTTTPKATTVKPTLPKPSLPPNSDTTKEIPSTVNRETTVETKETSTTNKQTSTSAKEKTTSAKETRTAENTSTKGLAPTPEVPATSTPKAETITRSPTPTTPKKPTTTTKEPAPTTPKEPAPTTPKEPAPTTPKEPAPTTTPKEPAPTTPKEPAPTTPKEPAPTTPKEPAPTTPKEPALTTTTKEPAPTTPKEPAPTTPKEPAPTTTTKEPAPTTPKEPAPTTPKEPAPTTPKEPAPTTKEPAPTTHKEPAPTTKEPAPTTKEPAPTTPKEPAPTTPKEPAPTTPKEPAPTTTKEPAPTTPKEPAPTTPKEPAPTTPKEPASTTPKEPAPTTKEPAPTTKEPAPTTPKEPAPTTPKEPAPTTPKEPAPTTKEPAPTTHKEPAPTTKEPAPTTKESEPTTPKEPAPTTPKEPAPTTREPAPTTPKEPAPTTPKEPAPTTREPPAPTTPKEPAPTTPKEPAPTTPKEPAPTTKEPAPTTPKEPAPTTPKEPAPTTPKEPAPTTPKEPAPTTPKEPAPTTTTKEPAPTTTTKEPEPTTPKESEPTTPKEPAPTTTPKEPPAPTTPKEPAPTSPKEPAPTSPKEPAPTTTTKEPAPTTTTKEPAPTTTTKEPAPTTPKEPAPTSPKEPAPTSPKEPAPTTTTKEPAPTTTPKEPVPTTPKESAPITPKKPAPADPKEPAPAEPKEPTPKSPETLAPSSPDIPAPTTSEASTSTTTVEPPTTLKSPAESTPQPPIEPTPKALENSPKEPAVPTIKAPKVNKPEMTTTVKDKSTEKDIHSTPAITTAVAKIITEAATKTEKTTESKIPSTTTDVTSTTTKDTTSSKITPKATLAPKVMTSTKKTTEKTKNKPEKTTAVPKGRATNSQVTTPKLQKPTKAPKKPTSTKKPRTPRVRKPKTTPTPPKTTTSVMPEPTPTSLPEAMLQTTTRPTPTPNSEIIKVNPENEDGDAAEGEKPHMIFRPPVLTPIVIPGTEIIVRGPSQGFGINPMFSDEANLCNGRPVDGLTTLRNGTLVAFRGHYFWMLTPFSPPPPPRRITEVWGIPSPIDTVFTRCNCEGKTFFFKGSQYWRFTNDIKDAGYPKLISKGFGGLNGKIVAALSIAQYKNRPESVYFFKRGGSVQQYTYKQEPTQKCTGRRPAINYSVYGETAQVRRRRFERAIGPSQVHTIRIHYTPVRVPYQDKGFLHNEVKVSTLWRGLPNVVTSAISLPNIRKPDGYDYYALSKDQYYNIDVPSRTARAITTRSGQTLSNTWYNCP; encoded by the exons ATGGAGTGGAAAATACTTCCCATTTACTTGCTGctgctttctgttttcttgattCAGCAAGCTTCTTCTCAAG AGCTTTCCTGTAAAGGCCGCTGCTTCGAAACCTTTGCAAGAGGGAGGGAGTGTGACTGCGACTCAGACTGTAAGAAGTATGGCAAGTGCTGTTCCGATTATGGCACTTTTTGTGAAGCAG taaaagataagaagaaaagaaCTCCTAAAAATAAACCTACCCCAGAACCACCAGTTATAGATGAAGATGGAAGTGGACCGGATAATGATTTCAAGCTCACCCCAACTCCTAACATTCCCACCACACAACGTAATAAAGTTACCACAACTCCCAAGGCTACAACAGTAAAACCAACACTTCCTAAGCCCAGTCTGCCACCTAATTCTGATACAACTAAAGAGATACCTTCGACAGTCAACAGAGAGACAACAGTTGAAACTAAAGAGACTTCTACAACAAATAAACAGACTTCCACTAGCGCAAAAGAGAAGACAACTTCAGCTAAAGAGACACGAACTGCAGAGAATACATCTACTAAAGGTCTTGCACCAACACCTGAAGTTCCTGCTACATCTACACCCAAAGCTGAAACTATAACCAGATCCCCTACACCCACCACCCCCAAGAAGCCTACTACCACCACCAAGGAGCCTgctcccaccacccccaaggagcctgcacccaccacccccaaggagcctgcacccaccacccccaaggagcctgctcccaccaccacccccaaggagcctgctcccaccacccccaaggagcctgctcccaccacccccaaggagcctgctcccaccacccccaaggagcctgcacccaccacccccaaggagcctgctctcaccaccaccaccaaggagcCTGCTCCCACCACTCCCAaggagcctgcacccaccacccccaaggagcctgcacccaccaccaccaccaaggagcctgctcccaccacccccaaggagcctgcacccaccacccccaaggagcctgcacccaccacccccaaggagcctgcacccaccaccaaggagcctgcacccaccactCACAAGGAGCCTGCTCCCACCACCAaggagcctgcacccaccaccaaggagcctgcacccaccacccccaaggagcctgcacccaccacccccaaggagcctgcacccaccacccccaaggagcctgcacccaccaccaccaaggagcctgcacccaccacccccaaggagcctgcacccaccacccccaaggagcctgcacccaccacccccaaggaGCCTGCATCCACCACCCCCAAGGAGCCTGCTCCCACCACCAaggagcctgcacccaccaccaaggagcctgcacccaccacccccaaggagcctgcacccaccacccccaaggagcctgcacccaccacccccaaggagcctgcacccaccaccaaggagcctgcacccaccactCACAAGGAGCCTGCTCCCACCACCAaggagcctgcacccaccaccaaggagtctgaacccaccacccccaaggagcctgcacccaccacccccaaggagcctgcacccaccaccagggagcctgcacccaccacccccaaagagcctgcacccaccacccccaaggagcctgcacccaccaccagggagcct cctgcacccaccacccccaaggagcctgctcccaccacccccaaggagcctgcacccaccacccccaaggaGCCTGCTCCCACCACCAaggagcctgcacccaccacccccaaggagcctgcacccaccacccccaaggagcctgctcccaccacccccaaggagcctgcacccaccacccccaaggagcctgctcccaccacccccaaggagcctgcacccaccaccaccaccaaggagcCTGCACCCACTACCACCACCAAGGAGCCTGAACCCACCACCCCCAAGGAGTCTGAACCCACCACCCCCAAGGAGCCTGCTCCCACCACCACTCCCAAGGAGCct cctgcacccaccacccccaAAGAGCCTGCTCCCACCAGCCCCAAGGAGCCTGCTCCCACCAGCCCCAAGGAGCCTGCACCCACTACCACCACCAaggagcctgcacccaccaccaccaccaaggagcctgcacccaccaccaccaccaaggagcctgcacccaccacccccaAAGAGCCTGCTCCCACCAGCCCCAAGGAGCCTGCTCCCACCAGCCCCAAGGAGCCTGCACCCACTACCACCACCAAGGAGCCTGCTCCTACTACCACCCCCAAGGAGCCTGTGCCCACCACCCCCAAGGAGTCTGCGCCCATCACCCCCAAGAAGCCTGCTCCCGCTGATCCCAAGGAGCCAGCTCCTGCTGAACCCAAGGAGCCCACTCCAAAATCTCCTGAGACACTTGCTCCAAGTTCTCCTGATATACCTGCTCCAACCACCTCAGAGGCCTCTACTTCAACTACCACCGTGGAGCCTCCCACTACTCTGAAGAGCCCTGCTGAATCAACTCCTCAACCTCCTATAGAACCCACACCAAAGGCTCTTGAAAACAGTCCCAAGGAACCTGCAGTACCCACAATCAAGGCTCCTAAAGTGAACAAACCTGAAATGACTACAACAGTTAAAGACAAGTCCACAGAAAAAGACATACATTCTACACCTGCAATTACAACAGCTGTAGCTAAGATTATAACAGAGGCAGCAACTAAAACAGAAAAGACTACTGAATCGAAAATACCAAGTACAACCACAGATGTAACATCTACCACAACCAAAGATACCACGTCATCCAAAATTACTCCTAAAGCAACTCTTGCACCTAAAGTAATGACTTCAACAAAGAAGACGACCGAAAAGACTAAGAACAAacctgaaaaaaccacagctgtACCAAAAGGCAGAGCTACTAATTCTCAAGTGACAACTCCTAAACTGCAGAAACCAACCAAAGCACCCAAAAAGCCCACTTCGACCAAAAAGCCAAGAACACCTAGAGTGAGAAAACCAAAGACTACGCCAACTCCCCCAAAGACAACGACATCAGTAATGCCTGAACCGACTCCCACCTCTTTACCAGAAGCCATGCTCCAAACCACCACCAGGCCTACCCCAACCCCCAACTCAGAAATAATTAAGGTAAACCCAGAGAATGAGGATGGAGATGCTGCTGAAGGAGAAAAACCTCACATGATTTTCAGGCCCCCTGTGCTAACTCCTATAGTGATTCCAGGCACTGAAATCATAGTGAGAGGACCCAGTCAAGGCTTCGGCATCAACCCCATGTTTTCAG ATGAAGCTAATCTATGCAACGGTAGGCCAGTAGATGGACTGACTACTTTGCGTAATGGGACATTAGTTGCATTTCGAG GTCATTATTTCTGGATGCTGACTCCATTCAGTCCACCACCTCCACCTCGGAGAATTACTGAAGTTTGGGGCATTCCCTCCCCCATTGATACTGTTTTTACTAGATGCAACTGTGAAGGAAAAACTTTCTTCTTTAAG GGTTCTCAGTACTGGCGTTTCACCAATGATATAAAAGATGCAGGATATCCCAAACTAATTTCCAAAGGATTTGGAGGACTAAATGGAAAAATAGTGGCAGCTCTCTCAATAGCTCAATACAAGAACAGACCTGAATCTGTGTATTTTTTCAAGAGAG GTGGCAGCGTTCAGCAATACACTTACAAACAGGAACCCACCCAAAAGTGTACTGGAAGAAGGCCTGCTATAAACTATTCTGTGTATGGAGAAACAGCACAGGTTAGGCGACGTCGATTTGAACGTGCTATAGGACCTTCTCAAGTACACACCATCAGGATTCACTACACACCCGTCAGAGTCCCTTATCAAGACAAAG GTTTCCTCCATAATGAAGTTAAAGTGAGTACACTGTGGAGAGGACTTCCAAATGTGGTTACTTCAGCAATATCACTGCCCAACATCAGAAAACCCGATGGCTATGATTACTATGCCCTTTCTAAAG ATCAATACTATAACATCGACGTGCCAAGTAGGACAGCAAGAGCCATTACTACTCGTTCTGGGCAGACCTTATCCAATACCTGGTACAACTGTCCTTAG